Proteins encoded by one window of Monoglobus pectinilyticus:
- a CDS encoding ATP-binding protein, whose translation MKELSLNILDIVQNSVKAEATLIEIIIDENIDDDKLTIVVSDNGCGMSPEFLSRVRDPFTTTRTTRRVGMGIPLFELAAQQAGGSLEITSDEGVGTCVTARFQYNHIDRAPVGDMAGTMVTLVSVNPEINFIYIHRVNNSEFVFDTQEIKEILGDVPLDSTEVLSWIMDYITEGLGKIREDKQISK comes from the coding sequence TTGAAAGAACTATCTCTTAATATTTTGGATATTGTTCAGAATTCAGTAAAAGCGGAAGCGACATTGATTGAAATAATTATTGATGAAAATATTGATGATGATAAACTGACGATTGTTGTGTCTGATAACGGATGCGGAATGAGTCCTGAGTTTTTAAGCCGTGTCAGAGACCCGTTTACAACGACAAGAACTACACGAAGGGTTGGTATGGGAATACCGCTTTTTGAACTTGCCGCACAGCAGGCAGGCGGAAGCCTTGAGATTACTTCCGACGAGGGCGTTGGCACCTGTGTCACTGCCAGATTTCAGTATAATCATATCGACAGAGCGCCTGTCGGCGATATGGCAGGAACAATGGTTACTTTAGTGTCTGTTAATCCGGAGATTAATTTTATTTATATACATAGGGTAAATAATTCGGAGTTTGTGTTTGACACCCAGGAAATAAAAGAAATTTTAGGCGATGTTCCACTGGATTCAACAGAGGTTCTGTCTTGGATAATGGATTATATTACAGAGGGTCTCGGAAAGATAAGAGAAGACAAACAAATAAGTAAATAA
- a CDS encoding (2Fe-2S) ferredoxin domain-containing protein produces the protein MKSLEELKAIRDRVQNQMDMRNDNDNDTRIVIGMATCGIAAGARPVLNEFLQEINKRGLSGVTVTQTGCIGMCRLEPIVEIFKPGEEKVTYVKMTPDKVAKVVTEHIVNGRPVMEYTIGAAQTGGK, from the coding sequence ATGAAGAGTTTGGAAGAATTGAAAGCAATCCGTGACAGGGTTCAAAACCAGATGGATATGCGTAATGACAATGATAATGATACCAGGATTGTTATTGGTATGGCAACCTGCGGAATCGCAGCAGGAGCCAGACCGGTGCTGAATGAATTTTTGCAGGAAATAAACAAGCGCGGATTAAGCGGCGTTACCGTTACCCAAACGGGTTGTATCGGTATGTGCAGACTTGAGCCGATTGTTGAAATATTTAAACCCGGCGAGGAGAAGGTCACATATGTTAAAATGACGCCGGATAAGGTGGCTAAGGTAGTGACAGAACATATAGTAAACGGCAGGCCGGTCATGGAATATACTATTGGTGCGGCACAGACTGGAGGTAAATAA
- the nuoF gene encoding NADH-quinone oxidoreductase subunit NuoF yields the protein MNIYRSQVLVCGGTGCTSSGSALLIDEFEKQLKENGLYDEVKVVKTGCFGLCALGPIVIVYPEGAFYSMVKKEDVKEIVEEHLLKGRIVQRLLYDESVHEGTDEIKSLNEVDFYKKQHRITLRNCGVINPENIDEYIARDGYEALGKALTEMKPQEVIDTIKDSGLRGRGGGGFPTGLKWQFAANSVNEQKYVCCNADEGDPGAFMDRSVLEGDPHAVLEAMAIAGYAIGSNQGYIYIRAEYPIAVQRLNIAIKQAREYGLLGKNIFDSGFDFDIEIRLGAGAFVCGEETALMTSIEGHRGEPRPRPPFPAVKGLFGKPTILNNVETYANIPRIILKGADWFSKIGTEKSKGTKVFALGGKINNTGLVEVPMGTTLREIVEDIGGGIPNGKKFKAAQTGGPSGGCIPAELIDTPIDYDSLIAIGSMMGSGGLIVMDEDNCMVDIAKFFLEFTVDESCGKCTPCRVGTKRLLEILTKITDGNGTMEDLDRLESLAEAIKAGSLCGLGQTAPNPVLSTLKYFRDEYEAHIIDKTCPAHVCKGLAKYEIDPEKCKGCGLCARQCPVGAISGQVKNPFKIDSEKCIKCGACLEKCPFKAITK from the coding sequence ATGAACATATATAGATCGCAAGTGCTTGTCTGCGGAGGTACCGGCTGTACTTCTTCAGGCAGTGCACTGCTAATAGACGAGTTTGAAAAACAGCTGAAAGAAAACGGCTTATATGATGAGGTAAAAGTTGTTAAGACAGGATGTTTTGGTTTGTGCGCGCTGGGACCAATAGTTATTGTCTATCCTGAAGGCGCATTTTACAGCATGGTAAAAAAGGAAGATGTAAAAGAGATTGTTGAAGAGCATCTCTTAAAAGGTAGAATAGTGCAAAGACTTTTGTATGATGAGTCTGTACATGAGGGCACTGACGAAATAAAGTCGCTGAATGAAGTTGATTTTTATAAAAAACAGCACCGTATAACTTTGAGAAACTGCGGCGTCATCAATCCTGAAAATATAGATGAATACATAGCAAGAGACGGATATGAAGCTCTGGGTAAAGCGCTTACCGAGATGAAGCCTCAGGAAGTTATCGATACTATAAAAGATTCCGGACTTCGCGGCAGAGGCGGCGGCGGATTTCCGACCGGGCTGAAGTGGCAGTTTGCGGCTAACTCGGTAAACGAGCAGAAATATGTCTGTTGTAATGCCGATGAAGGCGACCCGGGTGCATTCATGGACAGAAGCGTTTTGGAGGGAGACCCCCATGCGGTTTTGGAGGCTATGGCTATAGCCGGCTATGCGATAGGCTCAAACCAGGGATACATATATATCAGAGCCGAATACCCGATTGCGGTTCAGAGACTTAATATAGCCATAAAACAAGCCCGTGAATATGGGCTGCTTGGAAAGAATATATTTGACAGCGGCTTTGATTTTGATATAGAAATTAGATTGGGCGCCGGAGCTTTTGTCTGCGGTGAGGAAACTGCTCTGATGACTTCAATCGAGGGTCATCGAGGCGAGCCGCGTCCCCGTCCTCCGTTCCCGGCCGTTAAAGGTTTGTTCGGAAAGCCTACTATACTTAACAATGTTGAGACGTACGCTAATATACCGAGAATTATATTAAAAGGCGCAGACTGGTTCTCAAAAATTGGTACCGAGAAGAGCAAGGGCACAAAAGTGTTTGCTCTGGGCGGAAAAATCAATAATACAGGATTGGTTGAGGTGCCTATGGGCACAACACTGCGTGAAATTGTTGAAGATATTGGCGGTGGAATTCCAAACGGTAAGAAATTCAAGGCGGCACAGACCGGCGGACCATCCGGCGGATGTATTCCGGCAGAATTGATTGATACTCCAATCGACTATGATTCTCTGATAGCTATTGGTTCAATGATGGGATCGGGCGGACTTATCGTTATGGATGAGGACAACTGTATGGTTGATATAGCTAAGTTTTTCCTTGAGTTTACAGTTGACGAATCCTGCGGTAAATGTACTCCGTGCCGTGTCGGAACCAAGAGACTGCTTGAAATTTTGACTAAGATTACAGACGGCAACGGAACAATGGAAGATTTAGATCGTCTTGAAAGCCTGGCTGAAGCTATTAAAGCCGGTTCGCTGTGCGGTCTCGGACAGACGGCGCCAAATCCGGTGCTTTCAACTTTGAAGTATTTCAGAGACGAGTATGAGGCTCATATTATTGATAAGACTTGCCCAGCGCATGTCTGTAAGGGGCTTGCCAAATATGAAATTGACCCTGAAAAGTGTAAGGGCTGCGGGCTTTGCGCTAGACAGTGTCCGGTGGGAGCAATTTCAGGACAGGTTAAAAATCCTTTTAAAATCGACAGTGAAAAATGCATTAAGTGCGGCGCTTGTCTTGAGAAGTGTCCCTTTAAGGCAATAACCAAATAG